The Polyangium mundeleinium genome contains the following window.
CAGCAAGGACGTCGACGCCACGGCGGCTCGCGTCCGCGAGGCGGGCGGCCAGTTGATGATGGAGCCGATGGACGTGATGGACCAGGGCCGGATGCTCGTCTGCGTCGACCCGACGGGCGCGGTCTTCGGCTACTGGCAGGGCCGCAGGCACAACGGCGCGCAGATCATCGACGAGCATGGCGCGATGACCTGGTGCGAGGTGAACACGCGGGACGGCCTGAAGGCGTCCGACTTCTACGCGAAGGTCCTCGACGTCGAGCCGCGCAAGTGGCCGATGGCGGAGGACCCGGACTTCGTGTACTACACGCTTCACAAGGGCGAAAAGGCCGTCGCCGGCGTCATGCAAATGAACGCGCAGTGGCCGGACGCGATCCCGCCGCATTGGATGCCGTACTTCGCCGTCGACGACGCCGAGGCCGCGTGTGAGAAGATCAAGTCGCTCGGCGGGAAGGTGATGCACGGCCCCTTCGATTCGCCCTACGGCCGCATCGCCGTGGTCACCGACCCCTACGGCGCGACCTTCTCCATCATCAAGCTCTCCGAAGCCGCCATGGCGGCCTGATTCCTCCCCTCGCCCCTCTCCCGCAAGGGAGAGGGGTTGGGGGTGAGGCTACCGCGCCTGCACCCATTTCTGATTCGAGGGCTCCTGCGCGTCCGCGCCTGCGCCGGCGGCGCAAACACACGTCAGGCACCCGCCGAACGTCACGACGATCAGCCCCAGGACGGCGATAAGCGCGATCGTCGAGGGGTGCATCTTGCCCTTGTTCGGATCCACCGGCGCCATGGGCTGCATTGGCTGCGCGCCATAGGCCGTCCCGTACGGCGACTGCGCCTGCGCGCCATATCCCGGCGGCGGCCCCCCTTGCGGGCCATACCCATGCGGCTGCGAATGATATCCTGGACGCGTCGGGCCTTGCGGGCCATACCCTTGCTGCGGCTGCGGGCCATAGCCCGGCGGCGTCGCCCCTTGCGGGCCATACCCCGGCGGCGTCGCCCCTTGCACGCCGTAGCTCGAATGCGCGGGCCCCAGCGTTGGGCCCGTCGTATACCCCGTCCCTGCGATCGTCGGGGCCACGCCGCCCTGCATGGCGGCCGCCGAGCCCGGCGGCGCGGTCGGGCTGC
Protein-coding sequences here:
- a CDS encoding VOC family protein — protein: MSNVDGHDAGTPTWFDLMTPDLAGAQRFYGELFGWTFLQGTAETMYYTMCQKNGRNAAGMGKRPEDAPYPTAWSVYFDSKDVDATAARVREAGGQLMMEPMDVMDQGRMLVCVDPTGAVFGYWQGRRHNGAQIIDEHGAMTWCEVNTRDGLKASDFYAKVLDVEPRKWPMAEDPDFVYYTLHKGEKAVAGVMQMNAQWPDAIPPHWMPYFAVDDAEAACEKIKSLGGKVMHGPFDSPYGRIAVVTDPYGATFSIIKLSEAAMAA